In Sphaeramia orbicularis chromosome 9, fSphaOr1.1, whole genome shotgun sequence, the sequence AAAGCAGcactgctgatttttttttttttttttttaaaagctatGCTTCTATTAAATGTTGCCAATTCTCTTATGGAGCAAATAGTTTGATTCTAGCACAGTTTTATGGAAAACACTTTATCATGACGCACTTGGTGGCTAAATCAGGGCATGTACCTTATTGATCCACTGCATGTTatgcatttaatttaatgtcactTCTACCTTAGGTAATTGATCTTCAATCACATGGATGCCACCAAAATCACCACCACTGCCTAAACAGCAGGTGGTGTTAAGCGGTTATTATTGTCATTTCCTCAGGGCTCAAGGTAATGTCAGGTAATGAGACACTTTGCTCTTGAATTCAACAGTCTTGGTGAGAACTTATTTTTTCCTTTCTGATGCAGAAACATATGAGGATcatttatctcatgacatttgTGTAAAACCTGAATGATGTGGCACCTTCGTCCCATTTCACAGCCTGGGATGATTGATTAGTCATCAGCTGACAAGGAATATAATCAATTTGGAAATGACATCAGTGATCAAGTCATGCCTGAATAAAAATACTGGATAGCATGTAATCATTTCATTATTATTCTGTGGAAATCTACTGAGTCATCATTGACCTTTAGAAAATCCATACCTTTCAGATGCCATGGATGGCCGTTGTATGTATGAGTATCAAACCTGTCACATTACTGAAAATTAGTGACTGACTTATAGTGCTAAACAACTAACCAGTAATTTAACTCTTCATTTTCCCCTCATACTGTCTTCATGCCGTTGTTGTGTATGCCAACAAAGATGTTCTGAAGAACCCTTTTGCCTTTCTTACAGAATTAATGATAAGATAATCAAGTATGTTTCTTGAACTTTCTGGCATGCCAGACAGGAGACTGCTCAGGGGAATTTACCGCTGCTCTGTGATCAAAACCTTGTACCTtcaagaaagtgacttttttaggaCTGAAAACAGCCTTTATTTACCAGAAGATACACTTTTGAGATTAAAATTTCTATTATATCTTTTAATGGGTTTCATATTCCTAGGGTCAGTGAAACTTGCCCTAtgtaaaaacaaaactctgaattgGAGTTATGAGGTTTTTCCTCCCAGCAGCAGCATTATATACATGTCTAATGTGTCACAGGAGTttaaaaaaatgcactttttatttttgtgaacTTCATTAATTTGtatgttcttgtttttctttcacGGGGCTCTTGAACTAAGAGTTTTGGTGATCTGTTTGGGGGGGAAACTACAAGTGGTTCATTGTACAGTTTTGTCTTTGTCCAATGGAATAAATGACAATTTAGATGAAGAgtaataaagaatttcaggtttcagAATAAAACATTTGATCTGCTTCATTGCTTCATATGTGGTCAATTGCTACTGAAAATGTGAAATTGCTTTAACCTATTGTGTCCATGTTGAGTTTTTCCCTAATTGTTTGTCTGGAAAGTCATTTTTAGAAAATTATAAATTCTCCAAAAGCTTtatctttaaaatgtgaaaagaGTAAATTTATCCACAAATGTGCCTGAACTTTACTTACCATTTCACAATATTTTATGGCAGTCATTTATAAAAATCTGATAAATCacaacctatcaatacatgtcactGAAAATAATACTTGATTGAAATAATACTAGATCAATTAGATGGAGTTAACAGGATCTCACATTTGTTTTACTTTATCAGTAAAATAGACCTTTTAAATATTTTATGACTGACATAAATGCTTTTAGGTAGACTTCAATTAGTAGAGAATGAGAGGATCGAGAAGAGAATAATCTTTTATTAGTTTGTTTGCATTTGTTTAGAGGAAAGGCTTGAAATGCTGATCTGACCCAAACAAATCTGTAATCCACCTGTGGGTCCCGATCCAGTCTTTGGGAAAGGTTGTCACTGATCTTTTGAGTCGGAAAATCATAGCAGATTGGCTTTTTGAAACATGGTTAGCATAAGTGCAATTAAATCAGCCCACGTGTTGGCTCACTGTAGCTTCTGTGGGCCTTTGGTTCTGCTGTCTGGTCTGCAGAGCACGGGGTGAGCTGAATGTTCATTTCCAGTGTAATCTCTGTGAAACAGGCCTATAAATATGATCCACTAGCTGCCACTGTACATACAGAAATACCAGCAAAATGCATGATATAACATTGAATACGTCAAACTGTATGTCGTGATGTACTATTGATTTCCCCCAAATTAGTCCATTATTTTCCACAAATAGGACCTGCTGACCATTGGAGCCTCACTACTAATGGACGTTTTATTAATAATTTAGTCCAGTTGAGAGTGGTGGGAGGTGACAGAGGCCAAACTCACTGTTACCAGACCTCAAAAACCTTTGCAAGTGAGCTCATAGATAGTCAAAGATCAGCTGATCAGGCCAAAGTGATGACACAGATGTCATGCACTATTGGTAGTGTGCTAAATTATGtgtggttattaccaaggaagtttttTATTTCGAATAAAGTGAGAGGTATCTTTGAAACTGTtacataggtgttatccaactaattcaacTCTGATcaagtataagatcaatgtcgaccctttttgctcatttagtcataattcagatgaaacattaactcatttattttgggaatgtgccttttgtcaaattttttggtgtgatatcaatctttttttaaatagaaagctggatatttctcttaacttcaaaattgaagatattttatttggtttctttattactgatttgcctgttcggaaattgtttattcttaatctcatttccttattagctaaatttcatatacatacaagcaaatttgccaatcagaaacccagctttgtggtctttgaatcttatttgaaattatatctagacacacttaacttttgcactaaccctaaagctgtgaagactaaagccttatgtgaagaatttaagttgtatttttttttctctctctcttcttgtttattcctttacttttatctaatttacttacctatttatgtaattgtatttaatttcttcctgcctcacctcgagcattatggttgttttttttccttttttctccatGCTATGTTctggtatatgtatatacagtgtTTTGTAAatgaagtatgaaaaaaaaatgtgctgaATTATGTACaatgtctgtctcttaacaattttctcagttttctctcttAGTTTTTATTCCACATACacgaatgtaaaaaaaaaaaaaaaagactgtcatTCACTCAACAGTTTTCTAAGCATTACTATGAGCTGGTAGCACAAATGACTATCGATGATTCAGACTGCCTTTAGTCttttgtctgtccactgtctggaCTCTGGACACACTTAGCGCATGCGCAGAACGTAGTTTGTCTGCGTGTCATGTTGATGAATACAAAAACTGGGTAGTCAACATGTCCACCGCTGCTGCTCAACAAAACAATAACGAAGAGCCCGGGCTTCACGGTATGTACCATCACCACTTTCTCTATGCTTTGCGTTGTAGATACTAGTCATAAAATTCTTAAGAAGCATGTGTTTTCAGAGAACATCTGCGTATTGAAGGTTTTATCATAAAAGTTGGATCGGGTATGGAATTTCCTCTTGTCTTGGGAGGGGTGGAGGGTGATGGTGTTTGACGTTGCCGCACTTCAGCCAATTGAATTGCGCTAAACGTTTGATTGATGGCATAACAGCCAATCGTACCCACAGATTGCGATTGGGCAGGTCCTAGCCAAAATGAAAACAAGTTTCGGACAAAAGGCGAAATAAATAAAGCTTGTTtttgcaactgtttttttttttatttgtcttttattagcCGTGTCATGTTAGCTCCAGAGGTAGCCTGTTAGCGTCTTTAGTAAAGCGGTCTCTATTTTTGGATGTAAATATAAGTTCCCGAGGTAGCCTTCAATGGTGGGATGTTAGCTCAAGTGTCTGCAATGTAGCTCTAAATGTGAGTCTAAAACATTAATCTAGCCTGATGTTTAGATAGACTTAAAACATACAAATTTCGTAAAGGTCAGTAAGGAAATATGGATGAAAGTCGAGATGCGTGTTTTATGTGTGTCACAGCTGGAACAGCGACATGCCCAGACAAATAGTCTTCTACTGCACTGAGTTATGCAAGAGCTGACATGAGGGAAGAGCAGCATTGATGATAGTCCTCTGTACGTATGCAATCGTCCATGCAAACTGCGCAAACGCCGCCGAATCACATCAGTTACACTCTATTTTTATCGAGGCATGAACGAGAATAACTGTGTCAAAAGCTCACATAAGGTTATATTATGTCCTCACCCAAGCCCGCTGGCTTTAGCCGATTACATAACCCCCTCCTGTCTGGAAAATGTGCGAGCTGTTTGTGGGGCAGTGGCACAAAGAAATGCATGCCATCATGGATGCACTGCACTGCCGGTTCTGTTAAATGCACAGTGTCAGTGGTGCAGGAAATGTAGGTCAGCTGTCTCTGAGTGAAAGCAGACAGGGGCGTGTTAGTGTTTGTTCtgtaaaatattctgtgaaatGTTAACAAGTCAAAACAAAGGTCTGATttctcttccttccttcttcttGACCTGTGTGATGGTAAGGCTCCTGGGTAGAGCTGGAGTTAAATGGAAACACAGGAGCCCAAGGTGTGCAAAGCAACCCGCTAACAACTCCCGCTGCAGACCAAATAAACGCAAATGCTGGCAGTCAAACTCCACAGACCTTGCAAGTAGTGCCTGAGAGTGATGAAACCCTCATCGGAGGACTAGAACATGTGCCATCATCTTCCTCTATCCACAATGGAGACATGGAAAAGATCCTCCTGGATGCACAGCATGAATCCAGCCCAAGTAACTCCTCTTGCGATAGGTAAGAAAGGAAGACTTTATATGCTCATTGACttgtttttgctctgaaattatatttatttacctCAAACTGTTGACTTAGTCCTCATAGGCCACCAAGTCCAGATCAGGATGAAGGTCAGATAATGTTTGATGTGGAAATGTCCAGCCTGAGAGGTAGTCAGGTAAAACACAACTGCATACTTATTTCTCCAAACTCACCCAGACCCCTCTCAGATTAAAAAATAGAAACTGCTATGCTTCTTTATTTGCAGTCAGAAGAAGATGGTCTagacaaagacagagaggaagaCATCTTAATGAATAAAGAAACAGACTGGGTTGCTGATTGGTCCAGCAGACCTGAAAACATTCCACCAAAGTAAGTAGATGTTTTCTCCATCTTTTACCCACTTATGGTGAGTCAGTATATGGATTTATTGAGTGATTAATCTTCTCAGGGAGTTTCACTTCCGGCACCCTCGACGTTCAGTTTCTCTTAGTATGAGAAAGAGTGGAGTCATGAAGAAAGGTGGCATCTTCTCCGCTGAATTCCTCAAAGTCGTCATCCCTTCCTTACTCATCTCACACATTCTTGCTCTTGGCCTTGGGTAAGTCTGAACGGATCATTTTATTCCAGATTTAAATTTTCTTAAGATGCAGTGATTTGATGCAGTCAGCTAGGTAGTTGAATGACTCATTGTGCATAATTATATGGGCTTATTCTAGGTATATTATCATGATTTTATCGATTAAATAAATTTCAATGTCCAAGATGACTGCAGTTTTTGCATATAATGTCATGAACTTGGGCCTCATTTATAAAAATCAGAAAACAGCTCATTTAGCAGCTGTGACATATTTCACAGTTGATAACATCTCAATGGCTTCCCAGTCTCTTGAGCTTTAAAGGTTGGGAAACAAATTAGAAATAGATAAGATGCATTTGGTGTTAGAAGAGGTTAAACTAAAGGTGTAAAGTTGATAACACTGTTCGCATGGACGTTTACGACACTTTATCAGCACATTATCATGCAAAATGGAGGGAAAATAACCATTCAGAGACAGCTGTTAAAATGTGTGGCTTTTTATACAATACTTTAATAATTTCAGTGAATAATTTTCCTTAAGATAGGTGATTTTTGTGATGTTTACAAACTTGAGAGTTATCTTAAAAAGCATAAAAAGATGGTTTGTGGTTCCAAAATGAGAATTCCTGAGGTTTTCAGGCATCGCTGTTTGAGGACATGGTAAAACTATGATGGACCATTTTCACATATATTCTGGGTTTGACTACATAGTACTAAGAAAATAAGGAACTTTTCTTGACTAGACATTGATCACTCCATCACATTATTTCTGGAGAAAAGCTCAGGCAAACTGGACAAATATATCTATAAACTGCTTCTTGTTAAAGGCAATAAAGCCATCGCCAGGAGTTGACTATAGACAGTTCCCCATCAAATAAGGACTGGGCTGCAATTGTGAATGAAAGACACAGTATGATATTTTCAGTAAGACTGTGACTTGACTGATATTAAGGAATAAAAATGCAGGATAATGCAATATTTCCACATTCATGAGGGAGGTAAAAAGGTCTGAGACTTACCAGCTCAGTGTCGATGTTGCAAACAGACTCTCTGTGTAAATTGGAAACACCGCTTTTTGTTGACAAAGACACAGATGCCCCCTCCTTTACTCTTGCCTGAATTGTTGTTCCTGTCAGAGTGCAGCAGAAGAAAGCCTTCCAGGGTAACAAACAAGTGAGGCACATCTTCCTATAGCCAAGTTTCAGTTGATACCAGATGAGCTCATGTCTGACTTTGGTGTTGATCTGATACGTTGAATACTGAAGAGATGGACTAAAGCTCCCTTAATGATTATAAGATGCGACCTACTGTTTACCTGGAAGAAATCTGTAAAACTCAGTTAAGTGGCCCATAGCAGCCTTTTTGtttcactgaaaagaaaaaaatagactaaaaataagttaaaaaatgaATAATGTCTTAACTGTTGtaatttcatgttgtttttatttttatttcctagGGTATATATTGGGAAGAGAATTGCCACAGCTCCCACCAGCTCTTACTAAATAGAAAATGAAGCAGTGCCTGGATGTTCTCCTGTCTCCAAATCTGTCGATCATCCTCCTGTAGTCGAGCTGTGTCTCCAAATCTGTCGTACGCCCACATTACCTCCAATCTGCATTGAATTCTGTCACATTGTAGATGTAGTTATAGTTGTACACATTACATAATGTGGTTGCACTCCTTTACAGTTTGACACTGGGCCCATTGTATCCAACATTAGTTACCAACTTGAACCCAGTAGATAACAGAGCCTGTTGGAGCTGGAAAATATTAGTCGTCTTCTGCTGAAAATATGTGACAAGGATTTGATGTCAGATGGCTTCAGGATTTGGGTTTCATCTCTGATATGTTTGTTTTGGGGTAATGTCATGAGAAATCTGGCTTTCTCCTAAGCTGCATCTCTTCTCTGACGTCTGTGAACCAAAACATATGCATCTCCAACACAAGCAAATTTAATTGGCTTTGAAGAcagaggggattttttttttttttgccttaactttttgagtgaaATATTTAAGATGCAGTTAATTGGGTGGAGTAAGAATGCAGGACAGTGCACAGTGGGATTTCAGATTCCACATATTTTCCAGAGTAGAAGTTGTATCAGATAGATTCCTTAGGGTTCAATttaaagttttggtttttttgaagGTTGGAAAGCTTGAACATTAACCTAGTATGTAGCGCCAAAAATGAATAGTTGAGTTGTTTGAATATATTATGATAGAGAAACCTAGGCACAGCAGTTACCAGGCcatatgctatttttttttttatttctctctgCCTACATATCTTCCTCTTTAACACAATATAGCAGAAATGGCAAGTGCCAAATTTGTATCTTTCACCACTGCACATTGGtgatttacttttttcttttttacgaTTTTCTGATATGTTTAGGTATTTAAATATATAGATGTGAAAATAATTTAAGCTGTGATCTGATCCCTGTAATAGACACCTTTTGACATTGTATAATTTGTTCATACATTGATATTAATGCATATTATATCTTATGTGGCAGTTGTATCTTATGTGGCAGTGTAAGTATTGTTTTTGCTGTTGTGTAATCGCTGAAACATCAGATGCAAAGAAAACACCACAGAGAAACATATTTACGGGGGTTCATTTAAGTGTGTTGTCTAGATTTCATTGTGCAATCATTTCAAACAGTATGATACAATAAACCGTGTACAGTGACTGTTGAACATCTGAAAAATGGATGAAAATAGAAGGATTTCCTGAAGAAAATGCATGC encodes:
- the bnip3la gene encoding BCL2 interacting protein 3 like a is translated as MSTAAAQQNNNEEPGLHGSWVELELNGNTGAQGVQSNPLTTPAADQINANAGSQTPQTLQVVPESDETLIGGLEHVPSSSSIHNGDMEKILLDAQHESSPSNSSCDSPHRPPSPDQDEGQIMFDVEMSSLRGSQSEEDGLDKDREEDILMNKETDWVADWSSRPENIPPKEFHFRHPRRSVSLSMRKSGVMKKGGIFSAEFLKVVIPSLLISHILALGLGVYIGKRIATAPTSSY